TAAATCTAGCCGGTGGTAATGAAGTGGGCAATATATTGTTTGCTTAGTGGCGGCTTTTATGTTGTTTAGCCTTTCAATTTAAGGCTCATCTCCCGAATCTCAGCCGGAAGAATGTATACACTTTCGCAGTGGGGTATTTCAAAAGTTTATTTATGGGCCAATAGTGGTTGTGACTTTAGGGGCTTGCGTAGGAATTAGCGGCAGGAAAATCTGGTTTTGCAGGGTAGGGAGATAGAAATATTTTTTATAGACAAAAAAAGCCCCGCTAAATTGCGGGGCTTTTCGTCTGGATCAGGCTGTCACCTAGACATTCACTTCCTGGATCTCAGTCGCGGCGATGCGCTTGCCTTCTTCGGCAGACTTTTGGAAGTCTTCAATCTGATCGAAGTTCAGGTAGCGGTAGATCTCGCTGGACATGGAATCCAGGTTCTGTGCGTATTCCTGGTACTCAGCCGGAGTCGGCAGTTTACCCAGGATGGCGCCTACAGAAGCCAGCTCAGCGGAGGTCAGGTACACGTTGGCACCATCGCCCAGACGGTTGGGGAAGTTACGGGTAGAGGTAGACAGTACGGTGGCGTTCGGTGCTACACGTGCCTGGTTACCCATACACAGGGAACATCCGGGCATTTCGGTGCGGGCACCGGCAGAGCCGTAGATGTTGTAGTAACCCTCTTCCATCAACTGGTGCTCGTCCATCTTGGTGGGCGGGGAGATCCACATGCGTGTGGAGATGCCACCTTTGTGTTCTTGCAGCAGTTTACCGGCAGCGCGGAAGTGGCCGATGTTGGTCATACAGGAGCCGATAAACACTTCGTCTACCTTGTCGCCAGCAACGTCGGACAGCAGGCGAGCGTCGTCTGGATCGTTAGGAGCACATACGATCGGTTCTTTGATCTCGGCCAGGTCGATCTCGATGACTTCCAGGTATTCGGCGTCGGCGTCCGCTTCCATCAGTTTCGGGTTGGCCAGCCACTCTTCCATGGCGCGCGCGCGGCGCTCCAGGGTACGCTTGGAGCCGTAACCTTCAGCGATCATCCAGCGCAACAGGGTTACGTTGGAGCGCAGGTACTCAGACATGGTGTCTTCGGACAGCTTGATGGTACAGCCAGCAGCGGAGCGCTCGGCGGAGGCGTCGGACAGCTCGAATGCCTGCTCTACAGTCAGGTCTTCCAGACCTTCGATCTCGAGGATGCGGCCGGAGAAGATGTTCTTCTTGCCTTTCTTCTCAACGGTCAGCAGGCCCTGCTTGATGGCGTAGAGAGGAATGGAGTGCACCAGGTCGCGCAGGGTGATGCCGGGCTGCATTTTGCCCTTGAAGCGCACCAGTACGGACTCAGGCATATCCAGCGGCATAACACCAGTAGCGGCGGCGAAAGCTACCAGACCGGAACCTGCCGGGAAGGAGATACCCATGGGGAAGCGGGTGTGGGAGTCACCACCGGTACCTACGGTGTCCGGCAGCAGCATGCGGTTCAGCCAGCTGTGGATGATGCCGTCTGCCGGGCGCAGGGAAACACCGCCACGGTTCATGATGAAGTCCGGCAGGGTGTGCTGGGTGCTGATATCAACGGGCTTGGGGTAGGCCGCAGTGTGACAGAAAGACTGCATTACCAGGTCGGCGGAGAAGCCGAGGCAGGCCAGGTCTTTCAGTTCGTCGCGGGTCATGGGGCCAGTGGTGTCCTGGGAGCCCACAGTGGTCATTTTCGGCTCGCAGTAGGTGCCCGGACGGATACCTTCAACGCCACAAGCTTTACCAACCATCTTCTGCGCCAGAGTGTAACCCTTGCCGGTGTCGGCAGGTTGCTCAGGCTTGCGGAACAACTCGGAAGGCGCCAGGCCCAGGGCTTCACGGGCTTTGCCGGTCAGGCCGCGGCCGATGATCAGGTTGATACGACCGCCAGCCTGAACTTCGTCCAGCAGTACGTCGGACTTCAGTTGGAATTCAGACAGGACTTTACCGTCTTCAGCCAGGATCTTGCCGTCGTAGGGGCGGATTTCGATAACGTCGCCCATGCCCAGTTCGTCAACAGGGGCTTCGAATACCAGCGCGCCGGCATCTTCCATGGTGTTGTAGAAGATTGGGGCAACTTTACCGCCGATACAAATACCGCCGCCTTTCTTGTTGGGCACGCCGGGCATTTCGTCACCGAAGTACCACAGTACGGAGTTGGTGGCGGATTTACGGGAAGAACCGGTACCTACTACGTCGCCAACGAAAGCAACGGGCAGGCCTTTGGCTTTAACTTCTTCAATCTGCTTCAGCGGACCGGTAACGCCAGCTTCTTCTGGCTCCAGGCCGTCGCGCTTCATTTTGTACATGGCCAGCGCGTGCAGGGGGATGTCCGGACGGGACCAGGCATCCGGTGCCGGAGACAGGTCGTCGGTGTTGGTTTCGCCGGTTACCTTAAATACGGCAACTTTGATGCTCTCGGGCACTTTGTTACGCTTGGTGAACCACTCGGCGTCAGCCCAGGATTGGATGACTGCTTTGGCGAATTCGTTGCCGGTTTTGGCTTTCTCTTCCACGTCGTGGAAGGCGTCAAACATCAGCAGAGTGCCTTTCAGCTGCTCGGCAGCCAGCTCGGCCAGATCTTTGTCGTCCAGCAGCTCGACCAGGGTGGAAATGTTGTAGCCGCCCAGCATTTGGCCCAGCAGTTCTACAGCGTGTTTGCGATCGATCAGCGGGGATTCTGCTTCACCTTTGATAATGGCGGACAGGAAACCGGCTTTAACATAAGCGGCTTCGTCAACGCCCGGCGGAACGCGGTGGGTGAGCAGGTCAACCAGTTCCTGTTCTTCGCCTTTTGGCGGATTTTTCAGCAATTCAACCAGGCCGGCGACTTGCTCGGCGTCCAATGGCTTTGGCGGAATGCCTTGTTCGGCGCGTTCGGCGACGTGTTTGCGATAGGCTTCAAGCACTGATAAGTCCCTCTTGGTGTGTGGGGTGGCACCTACAGCGGGTGGAATTCCCGGTCTATTAACGGTCAGCCGGGATTTTTTTTCGAGGCCGCTGATGGCGGGGGGCGAATACTACAGGAAAGCCCTACTGCTGTTAAGTTTATCGAAAAATCAATAATTTAAGTGAATTATGACTATTTGCTAGGTGAATTTTAGTAGTTTGGCAGCTGGTACTTCCCCCTTTTCTTGGCGGCGGAAACAAAATAGGCTACGCGCAATTTGAAGGCCGCGCGGGCGGCATAAATAGGTTGGTCGGATAGTTAATGTATAAGAAGGTTCGCACGCCCTGTATCGGTGTTTGCTCCACGGGAATTGGCGATGATGTTTGCCGTGGCTGCAAGCGCTTTGCACACGAGGTGATTGATTGGAATGCCTACAGTGAAGAACAGCGCCGGATAATTGCCGAGCGCCGTGAAGGGTATTTGGTGAACGCAGTGCGCAGCCAGTTGGAGATCGTGGATCGCGAGCTGCTATTGGAGCAGCTTCATCACCAGCGGGTCCGTTTTGATGAAAGTCAAAATCCCTACTGTTGGGTGTTCGAACTATTGCGGGCAGGGGCCAGCCAAATAGGTGACTTGAAAGCGTTTGGTTTGCAGACCACTGCGCAGGCGCGCGGTGTCTCTCTGGTGGAAATTCGCCGCCTTATAGATGAGGAGTTTTACGCACTGTCTGTCGCCTATTACCAGCGCTACGTGGCGCCGGGTATTACCTAGGGCGGTTCAAAAATTGATGGCAGCCCCATTTGGGGCTTAGGTTCAGCGCTGCTGGCGCAAAAATACTCTGAGCGCCGGTAGAAAGGGTTCGCTGGCGATTGCCAGATCCCGCCTCTGGCGCCGTCGACTCAAACTCGGTTGATGGTCGACTCGGGTGAATTCAGGCAGTTGCCCGGCTTCGTTGGCTTCTACCAGAATCGGCATGGAGGAATAACCGACCTGATGATATTCCTCTTCCTCGCCTAGCCCGTGCCCATAGAAGATTTCCGCTACCTGCAGATTGGGGCGACTCTGTACCTGCACCTGGCGTAAATCCTCCTGCTGGCTTTTGTGTAGCCCGGCGAGCAACTGGCGCTGGTATTGGATACCGGGATCGGACCCTTGGGGGTCCAGCTGCACCAACTTCTTTTCACACCATTTCACCGTGACCTTGCGAATGGATTTACGCGCCTTGATCCATGAAAGAGTGATGGCATCAGGCCGCTTCGGGCACATCAAGACCAGGCGGTAGCACTGGCGTAGATGCGCGCGGGGGTACCCAGCATCCGCTAGGGTTTCCCGGACAGTGCGATCCTGTTCGGCCACTGGCCGCTCTGCCAGGGAGCTGCGAAGTTCGGCGATAGCCTTGGCAAAGATCTCTTTGTGGTTATTGAGTTGTTGAGCAAACTCAAGGGTTTTGGTCGGCACCGCCAATAAACCCGGTACCTGTAAAGTAGCGCGGGCATCTCCTCCGGCGCTAATGGGCTCCAGATAGTCGAGTTGTGAGTAGAGAGTGCCTGACAGTGAATAGGGGCGTTCAAAGCTCTGATTGAGGCTGAGTGCGGCATCCTGTGCGAAAGGGGGCTGAAGTAGATAGTGCTGCCAGGGTTTCTCGGCATTTTGCAGCAACTCCAGGGATTCTCTCAGGGCTTGGGCGGCGCCATGGACATTTTCTAATAACGGCGGGATAGCTTTTGCCTGGGTTCTGTAGTCATTCATCAGATATGCCGGATAAAAAGTGATTTTTATATTAATACACTTAATAAATCGTTATCAAATTGAGTGTATTTATCACTAGGGACCTTCCTGGATAATTGCAGCCCCGGTTTGTCAGTCGGGAGAGTAGTGCCCGCTGGTGGTTTAAAAGCGGGCGTTTGTGGCTTGGGGCCGCTATAATCCCGCGCCAAGTTATTTTGCTCCGGTTAAGTTTGTTCGCCCTATGAATGCTCAAGTCCCAGATCTGTCCGCTATCAATGAATTCCTGCTGTGTCCTACGCCCGATGCCTGGGTGGAGGCGGCATTGAAGGAGCCGGAAATGATGCTGATCGATCATGCCAACTGCGAGAAAAAAGCGGCGGGTACTGCCTTGAACCTGATGTTTCGCTATCTGAATGACTTTGAGCTGCTGAACAAAATGTCGCGTCTGGCTCGCGAAGAGTTACGCCACTTTGAGCAGGTGCTGGCGATTATGGAGAAACGCGGTATCGCCTATCCCCACGTTAGTGCCTCCCGCTACGCGGCCGGTCTTCGTGCCGAAGTCCGCAGCGCAGAGCCGGGGCGACTGATCGATACGCTGATTTGTGGCGCTATTATCGAGGCGCGCTCCTGCGAGCGCTTTGCACGGATTGCGCCTCAGTTAGATGATGAGTTGCAGAAGTTTTATCTCTCCCTGCTTAAATCTGAGGCGCGTCACTTCCGCGATTATCTACATCTTGCCCAGAAGGCTTCCGATGAAGATATTCAATCTAGGGTTCAGGCACTGCTGGAGAAAGAAAAGGAATTAGTGGAAGGCAGTGATGGGCAATTCCGCTTTCACAGTGGTGTGCCGGAGAGTGCCGGGCAGTAATTCTCGCTTGGCCTGCTAAGGTGGGTCAGATTTACAGGAAGCTTTTGCACTGATGTTTATTGGCTACAAGCTTCCTGATTCTATGGACCCCTGTTACACATTTTTGTTTTAAAATTCAGTACGGGCTTCTTTAATACTTCTCTGGTATAAGCCGATATTGCTTGATCGAACGCTATAGGCATGCGGGGTGAGAAGTACGTATTAAAGGGTACT
This DNA window, taken from Microbulbifer sp. VAAF005, encodes the following:
- the acnB gene encoding bifunctional aconitate hydratase 2/2-methylisocitrate dehydratase produces the protein MLEAYRKHVAERAEQGIPPKPLDAEQVAGLVELLKNPPKGEEQELVDLLTHRVPPGVDEAAYVKAGFLSAIIKGEAESPLIDRKHAVELLGQMLGGYNISTLVELLDDKDLAELAAEQLKGTLLMFDAFHDVEEKAKTGNEFAKAVIQSWADAEWFTKRNKVPESIKVAVFKVTGETNTDDLSPAPDAWSRPDIPLHALAMYKMKRDGLEPEEAGVTGPLKQIEEVKAKGLPVAFVGDVVGTGSSRKSATNSVLWYFGDEMPGVPNKKGGGICIGGKVAPIFYNTMEDAGALVFEAPVDELGMGDVIEIRPYDGKILAEDGKVLSEFQLKSDVLLDEVQAGGRINLIIGRGLTGKAREALGLAPSELFRKPEQPADTGKGYTLAQKMVGKACGVEGIRPGTYCEPKMTTVGSQDTTGPMTRDELKDLACLGFSADLVMQSFCHTAAYPKPVDISTQHTLPDFIMNRGGVSLRPADGIIHSWLNRMLLPDTVGTGGDSHTRFPMGISFPAGSGLVAFAAATGVMPLDMPESVLVRFKGKMQPGITLRDLVHSIPLYAIKQGLLTVEKKGKKNIFSGRILEIEGLEDLTVEQAFELSDASAERSAAGCTIKLSEDTMSEYLRSNVTLLRWMIAEGYGSKRTLERRARAMEEWLANPKLMEADADAEYLEVIEIDLAEIKEPIVCAPNDPDDARLLSDVAGDKVDEVFIGSCMTNIGHFRAAGKLLQEHKGGISTRMWISPPTKMDEHQLMEEGYYNIYGSAGARTEMPGCSLCMGNQARVAPNATVLSTSTRNFPNRLGDGANVYLTSAELASVGAILGKLPTPAEYQEYAQNLDSMSSEIYRYLNFDQIEDFQKSAEEGKRIAATEIQEVNV
- a CDS encoding DUF1289 domain-containing protein, encoding MYKKVRTPCIGVCSTGIGDDVCRGCKRFAHEVIDWNAYSEEQRRIIAERREGYLVNAVRSQLEIVDRELLLEQLHHQRVRFDESQNPYCWVFELLRAGASQIGDLKAFGLQTTAQARGVSLVEIRRLIDEEFYALSVAYYQRYVAPGIT
- the miaE gene encoding tRNA isopentenyl-2-thiomethyl-A-37 hydroxylase MiaE; the encoded protein is MNAQVPDLSAINEFLLCPTPDAWVEAALKEPEMMLIDHANCEKKAAGTALNLMFRYLNDFELLNKMSRLAREELRHFEQVLAIMEKRGIAYPHVSASRYAAGLRAEVRSAEPGRLIDTLICGAIIEARSCERFARIAPQLDDELQKFYLSLLKSEARHFRDYLHLAQKASDEDIQSRVQALLEKEKELVEGSDGQFRFHSGVPESAGQ